ATTGCCCCCGGTGTCGAGGAACCGGGCTCCGGTGTAGAACATCCGCCACCTGCCGTCCGGACCGCGGACCACGCTGCCTGTCCAGGTGGCGGTCTCGTCGAAGGCGCCGGGCTGCCCGGGCCCCAAGACCGGTCCGTGGTCCTGCCAGTCGACCAGATCCACGGAAGTCGCGTGCCCGATCCGGGCGTTGCGATGCCTCAGCTCCGGGTCCCCCAGGCTTCTGGGGGCATGGAGGTAGAACAGGTGGTAGGTGTCACCGTCGTCGGCGAACCAGAAGTCCCACACCCAGGCGTGGTCCAAGCGAAATGGCATATGACGTCCTTGTGACCGCGGTCGCCGTTGTGAGTGCGCCGCGCCGTCGAGGTGATGGAGAAAAGGAAGGGGTGCTTCAGCCTTTGACCGCGCCTTGGAGCAGCGCCTTGATGAACTGGCGCTGGAAGACGGCGTAGATCACGATCGTCGGCAGCATGATGATCAGGGCGCCGGCGAACAACAGGGGGAGCTGGTTGAGGTACTGGCCCTGGAACGCTCCGAGGGCACCGGCCATGGTCCGTTTGTCGGGATCGTCGACCAGGACCAGGGGCAGGAGGAACTGGTTCCAGGTCCAGAGGAACAGCAGGATCGCCAAGGCGGAGAGGGCAGGCATGGCCAGCGGGAGCTGGATACGGCGGATCTCCTGGAAGATCCCGGCCCCGTCGATGCGCGCCGCCTCGGAGAGTTCGGTGGGCACCCCGGCGAAGTGCGCGCGCATCCAGAGGATGCTGAACGGCATGTAGAGCCCGATCAGCGGAAGGATGATCGCCCACTGAGTGTTGAGCAGTCCCATGGCGGTGATCTCGTAGTAGATCGGGATGATGATCGCTTCGAAGGGAATGGTCAGGCCCAGCAGGAGCAGGGCGAAGACGAATCCCCCGCCGCGGATACGCAGATTGCCCAGGGCGTATCCGGCCAGCGTCGACAGGAGCAGGCTGAGCGGGACGACGCCGAGGATAATGAGGGTGCTGGAGCCGAGCAGCTGCCAGACGTGCGCGGTCCGGAAGGCGACGGCGAAGTTGCCCCACTGAGGGTCGCTGGGCCAGGAGAACCCGTCCGGAATGCGGTCCGCGGGCTGGAGGGCTCCGGAGAGCATTCCGGCAAGCGGCAGCAGGGTGAGGATCAGCACCAGGACGAGGACAACGCGTCCGATGACCGCTTCGGCCTTGTTGACGACCATCAGTCTCTCTCCCTTGCCAGCAGCTGAATGGGCAGCACTGCCAGGAGGACGAGTGCGAGAAGGACGATGCCGAAGGCGGACGCCAGGCCGACTTCGCTCTGGGTGAATGCGAGCCGGAAGATCGAGATGCCGGGGACGAGTGTGCTGGTTCCCGGACCGCCCTTGGTGGTGGTGTAGATGATGTCGAAGCTGCTCAGCGCGGCGATCACGGTGATGGTGACCAGGACGGCGATCTCCCGTCGCAGCCCGGGGAGGGTGACGGTCACGAACTCCCGCCACCAGCCGGCCCCGTCGAGCCGCGCCGCCTCGTAGAGAGAGGCGTCGATCTTTCCGATGCCCGTGAGGAGCAGGATCGTGCACAGACCCGTGAGTACCCATGAGCCGATGAGGCCGACCGCGGGAAGAGCCGTACCGAAGCCCGCCAGCCAGGACCGGGACAGGAAGCCCAGGCCGACGGCGTCGAGGATGGTGTTGATCGTGCCGGTTTGCGCGTACATCCACGACCAGGCGATGCCGGCGGCCACCAGCGGGATGATCTGCGGCAGGAACAGCACCGTGCGGGCCATCGTCGCGAAGGGACCGGGACGCATCGTGCGGATCAAGGTCGCCAGGGCCAGACCGCCGGCCACCGGGATCACCGTGAAGAAGACGATGAGGATCAACGCGTTGACGATCGAGATCAACAACTCCGGTTCGGTGAAAACCCGGACGTAGTTGTCGATGCCTGCCCAGGTGGCAGCTCCGATGCCATTCCAGTGGTAGAGCGAGTAGCGCACGGCCGTGATCAGCGGGTAGATCACGAACGCGCAGAAGAACGCCAGCGCCGGCAGGACGAAGAGCCAGCCGATGGCAAGTCTCCGCCGTGCCTCCCCTCGCGCGGTGGGGCGGCCGGAACGGCGCGCGGATCCTCCGACGCCCGCGGCATGAGGGCCCTCGGGCCGGTCCGGTGCCACCGCCGCCGGCTTCGGCAACTCACGCCCGCGGACATCGTCGATCATGAGCCGGCCAGCTCCTTGACGTAGTACTCCTGAATGGATTCGACGAATGCCTTGGGCTCCGTGCGCCGGGTCAGCAACTTCTGCTCGTCCGGCTGGAAGGCGCCCGCGTAGATGCCCGCCGTGGTGTTGGCCATGAAGTCGACGAATCCGTCATCGGATCCGACCTGCGCCGACGCCTCAAGCACCTGTGCGGTCAGCGAACCTTCCTTCGCCTTCGGCAACGCCTGCGAAGGATCGCCCCCGGGAGACGCGCCCGTGACGTCGACAATGATCTGGCGGGCCTTGGGGTCGGTGTGGATCCAGTTCAGGAAGAAGGCCGTGGCGTCGGCGTGCTTCGCCTTGGCCGGTATGGCGAACGAGTTCGCGGCGCCCATCGCTACGTACGGGCTGCCGGCGGTGGCCGGAGGAGCCAGGAAGAACCGGGCGGCCCCCTGTCCCATCGCCTTGTCGGTTCCCGCGGCGTCCCAGTTTCCGTCGAACATCAGCAGGCCCTTGCCCGCGTGGAAGTTGGACACCATCGTCGTGTAGTTGATCGCGTTGACGTCGGACGGGAAGTAGCCCGCGTCGGCCCACTTCTTGAAGACGGTGGCGCCCTTGACGCCGGCCTCGGTATCGAAGGTGGCGCCGGGCTTGTTGAACATCCAGTCGACCAGGTCCGACTTGTCGCCGTACTGGTTTATCAGGGCCTGGAGCGCGAAGGTACCGACTCCGTCCTGCATACCGATCTGGACGGGAAGGATCTTGGCGGCCTTGGCCTTGGCCATCCATCCCTCCAGCTCGGCGATGGTGGCCGGCGCGCCGGAGAGCCCCAGTTGTTTGGCGTACTTCTCGTTCACATAGATGCCCGTCACGCTGTAGCCCAGGCCCATCTGGTACAGCGAGCCCTCGCCCCGAACGCCCTTGGCGCTCATGCGGGACGGCGCCAGTTGGCCGACGGAGAACTTGTCCCACCCGTAGCCCTTGAAATACGGGTCGAGGTTGGTCAGGAGCCCGTCCTTGACGGTGTCGCCCATGGTGGGAAGCCGTATGAGGTCCGGTGCGTCGGCGCCGGCGAGCAGGCGCGGCGCGTTCGCGGTGAGATTCTGGAAGCTGTCACGGACGACCTTGAACGTGACGTTCGGGTGCTGCTTGGTGAACTCCGCGGCCAAGTCGTCGGTGACAGGAAAGCCCGTCTCGTCCTGGATCTTGATCGTGACCTTGTCGGAGGTGAGCTTCAGGTCCACCTCGCCCGAACTGGTCGGCGCCGCGGCCGGTGACCCGGGCGCACAACCCGCCAGAGCGAGCGCGCCCGCGGTGACGGCGACCACAACGGCCCTCCGGCGTACAGGTGTTGCGGTGCCACGTCCCTCGCGGGGACGGATTGACTTGAGTGCCATCTACAAGACTCCGTTGTCTGAGCGTGCTCCGGGGAAGGTGCTTCCGCGGAGCCACAGGCGAGTGCCGTCGACGTAAGACGGTCGGCTCCGGGAGGGGGCGCGAGGCAGGACCCCATGACAGATGGGGCTAAACTGCTTGCTAAAACCATTTAGCGGTGCTCATAGTCGGACGTGCCGCAGCCCCTGTCAAGGAAGAATTCTCAGCGGGCCGGGTGCCGTGATTATCTTGAGACCAGCGCGCACGCCCATCACGTCGCGCCGCACGGGAGAGGAATCCATGCCGCCCAAGCGCGTCACGCTCGCCGATGTCGCCCGGCGTGCCGGGCTGTCCACCAGTGCCGCGTCGATGATCCTCAACGGCCGGCCGGACACCCGGCTCTCCGCCGACGCTCACGCCCGTGTGAACGAGGCGGCCGCCGAACTCGGTTACCGGCCGAACGTCGCCGCCCGCGGCCTGCGAACCGACAAGACCCTCACCATCGGATTCATTTCCGATGTCGTCGCCACCACCCGTTTCGCGAGCGGTTTGATCCGCGGAGCGCTGGACGCCGCACAGCGAGCGGGGCATGTCATCCTCGTGCTGGAGACCGGCGGCGACCCGGCGCGCGAGTCCGAGGCGATAGGGGCCGTACTCGACCGCCAGGTCGACGGCATCATCTTCGCCGTCATGCGGGCCCGGGAGCTGTTCGTGCCCGAAATCCCGTCGACCACGCGAGTGGTCATGCTCAACGCCACAAACAAGAAGCACCCCGTCTCGGTACTTCCGGACGAACTCACCGGAGGGGGCTCAGCGGTCAAGCTCCTCGCCGACGCCGGTCACCGGGAGGGAATCGCTCTCATCGGGCACAACGAAGAGGCCGAGAGGGACCTCTTCCGCTCCACCACCGTCGCCCAGCGGATCACCGGCATCCGCGCGGAGATGGCCGCGCGAGGGATGCGATTCGCCGCCGAGGAGTCGTGCTGGGAGTGGGAGCCGCACCACGGCTACGACGTGACCCACGCCCTCCTCGAACGCCGGAGCGACATTCGCGCCCTGCTGTGCATGAACGACCGCCTCGCGTTCGGCGCATACCAGGCACTGGCCGACCACGGCCTGTCCGTCCCGCACGACGTCTCGGTGGTCTCGTTCGACAACGACGAACTCGCCTCCTACCTGAGACCCGGCCTCACGACTGTCGGACTGCCCCACGAGGCCATGGGCCGCGCATCCGTCGAAATCCTCCTCGCGCAGCGCAGACCCTCCGACAGCCGGCTGATCCCCATGCCGGTGATCGAACGAAGATCGGTACGGTCTCCGGCAGGATGAGCAATCGCCTTCCACTTTCCGGCGGCGCGCGCACGGTCGTCCGCGCTGTCGCCGCTGCCCGGGGTGACCGGATCACGGGCAGTGTCCCTCCTGCCCGGCGCGCAGCGACTTCGGGAGGATGTGCCGCTCTTGCCGCCCAGGCGAAGGCCGTTGGGGTGTGCTTTGGGGACGATGCTTCCGTCGGCGGCTGGCGCGTTCGGGGCGTTAGGTCTTCATCATGCTGATTGCGGCGCCGAGCCGGAGCGGCTCGCGGCAATCCCGCAGCGGCGCTCCCCACTGCCTTGCGGCGCGCTCAGCGCCCTGACGATCCGGGCCTTGCCCTGCCCCGCCACCTCACGTTCCTCAACACCCTCCTCAGAGCTTGCCTCCCGGCACAGGAGAACGAGGGAAGCGTCCACCTGCCGGCCCCAAGTACCGCCGTCCGCCGGCTCCTGAAACTCGCCGGCGCCGAAGCCTTCTTCCCCCCTCCTCACCCGGGAACAGTCGGGCGGCAGAGGCGTAACGGCTGGTAAGAACGGCCAACCCTGATGCGCCGGAGCCGGACGAAAACGAGACCGGCGACGAGAGCGGCTGGGAGTGAGTCGGTGCCGTCGCTGTCTGCTTCGCCATAGCCCGTCGCCCGGCCCCTCAGAGGAGGGCGCCGCCGGAGACCTCGATTCGCTGGGCGGTGACCCAGCGCAGGCCCTCGGAGGCCAGCGTGGCGATGGCGTCGCCGATCTCCTCAGGTTCACCGACGCGGCCGAGCGCGGTCTGTCCGGCCAGACCCTGTCGCATCTCGGCGTCGTCCCGCATCGCTCCACCGTTGAAATCGGTGGCGGTCGGTCCCGGGGCGATGGAGTTGACCCGGATGCCGCGCGGGCCGAGTTCTGCGGCGAGGGTACGGCTCAGGGCTTCGACGGCGGCCTTCGAGGCGGAGTAGACCGAGGTGGCGGGGCTGGTGTGACGGGTCAGTGACGTCGAGACGTTGATGACGCGGCCGCCCTGGGTCAGCAGCGGCACAAGGGACTGGATGAGGAAGAACGTGCCCCGGACGTTGGTGCCCATCACCGTGTCGAAGTCGTCGATCGTGACGTCCTCCAGCGGTCCGAAGATCCCCACTCCCGCGTTGTTGACCAAGATGTCGAGCCGCGAAGTACCCCAGCGCTCCAGCTGCTCGCTCACTTCGGAGGTGAAGGACGCGAAAGAGGAGACGTCGCTGATGTCGAGCCGGAGAACAGCGGCAGTCCCACCCACCGCCTGCACCTGTTCCACCGTCTTCTCAGCCCCGGCCGCATCACCGCGGTGGGTGACCAAGACCCGCACCCCGCGTGTGGCCAGAGCGATGGCCGCGCCGCGTCCGAGGCCGCGGTTCGCACCGGTCACCAAAGCGATCTTGTCGATCGTCATGAACTGTTCCTCCGCCGCGCGGCTACAGGGATTCACCCGGCGCCACAGATAGGGTGCGAGTCGCCCGACTCGCCTTGCTCTCGTACCGTAAGCAGGGCCACCGAGGCGAGTCAAGTGACTCGCCTCGGGTCTGCGGCATACTGTCCGCATGGCAGCAGAACTCTCCGCGCACCACCGCAGACTCGCTGAGCAGAAACGCGAGGCGATCACCACCGCAGCCACAGAACTGTTCCTGGATCGTGGCTACGACGGCACCTCACTGGCCCGGATCGCCGAAGCGGCCGGGGTCTCGAAGTCCACCCTGTTCAAGCGGTTCCCCACCAAGGCGGCACTCTTCGAAGCCATCGTCACCGAGTCCTGGCAGCGTGACGCCGGCGACACTGCCGCGCGGCCACAGACCGGAGATCTGCGCTCCGGACTGACAACCATCGGCCACCGCTATGCCGACCTGGTCGGCCAGCCCGGCATGACAGCCCTGTTCCGGATCGTCATCGCCGAACTGCCTCGCTTCCCCGAACTGGGACGGATGCAGTTCCAGCTCGGCAAACTGCCCTACTTCACCTCCGTTCAGCGCTACTTGGAATCCGAGCACGAGGCGGGCAACGCTGATGTCCCGGACGCCGCGAGCGCCGCGAACCAGTTCCTCGGCATGATCGCCAACTACGTCCTGTGGCCCCGCATGCTGCTGACCGACTGGAACCCCGCAGCCTCCGACATCCACGACGCCGTCGAACAGGCGGTCCAGACCATGCTCGCCAGATACACCGCGACCCGCCGGCCTGACCCGAAGCCGGAACGTTGACACTGGCGCGCAATGCTCAACGTCCGCGACACCTCCACTCAGCGGCGCCTGTCGGTAAACGATGGCACCCTCAAGTGATCAACACATCACCCACGGATGATCGTGTGATCGCTGAGGCACAGGTTCGTGACCACGGGTTTTCGCCGGCTCAGCAGGATGAGATCTGGAGACGCCGGCGCGAGGGCCGGCCGTTCAGTTTGATCGGGCGGGCGCTGGGGCACCGATGCAGAGCGCCCGTCGGTTCCTGCACCAGAGCGGCGGCGTCCGCCTGCCCCCGCAGGAGCGAGCAGAGCGGCATCTGAGGGGCGGCGAGCGCGAAGAGATGTCGCGCGGCACCGCCGCTGGGGAATCCGGCCGGCAGTTGGCCAGGCGACTGGGCCGATCGCCTTCGGCCGTCTCCCACGAGATCGCCCGCA
This window of the Streptomyces niveus genome carries:
- a CDS encoding carbohydrate ABC transporter permease: MVVNKAEAVIGRVVLVLVLILTLLPLAGMLSGALQPADRIPDGFSWPSDPQWGNFAVAFRTAHVWQLLGSSTLIILGVVPLSLLLSTLAGYALGNLRIRGGGFVFALLLLGLTIPFEAIIIPIYYEITAMGLLNTQWAIILPLIGLYMPFSILWMRAHFAGVPTELSEAARIDGAGIFQEIRRIQLPLAMPALSALAILLFLWTWNQFLLPLVLVDDPDKRTMAGALGAFQGQYLNQLPLLFAGALIIMLPTIVIYAVFQRQFIKALLQGAVKG
- a CDS encoding carbohydrate ABC transporter permease, which translates into the protein MIDDVRGRELPKPAAVAPDRPEGPHAAGVGGSARRSGRPTARGEARRRLAIGWLFVLPALAFFCAFVIYPLITAVRYSLYHWNGIGAATWAGIDNYVRVFTEPELLISIVNALILIVFFTVIPVAGGLALATLIRTMRPGPFATMARTVLFLPQIIPLVAAGIAWSWMYAQTGTINTILDAVGLGFLSRSWLAGFGTALPAVGLIGSWVLTGLCTILLLTGIGKIDASLYEAARLDGAGWWREFVTVTLPGLRREIAVLVTITVIAALSSFDIIYTTTKGGPGTSTLVPGISIFRLAFTQSEVGLASAFGIVLLALVLLAVLPIQLLARERD
- a CDS encoding ABC transporter substrate-binding protein, coding for MVAVTAGALALAGCAPGSPAAAPTSSGEVDLKLTSDKVTIKIQDETGFPVTDDLAAEFTKQHPNVTFKVVRDSFQNLTANAPRLLAGADAPDLIRLPTMGDTVKDGLLTNLDPYFKGYGWDKFSVGQLAPSRMSAKGVRGEGSLYQMGLGYSVTGIYVNEKYAKQLGLSGAPATIAELEGWMAKAKAAKILPVQIGMQDGVGTFALQALINQYGDKSDLVDWMFNKPGATFDTEAGVKGATVFKKWADAGYFPSDVNAINYTTMVSNFHAGKGLLMFDGNWDAAGTDKAMGQGAARFFLAPPATAGSPYVAMGAANSFAIPAKAKHADATAFFLNWIHTDPKARQIIVDVTGASPGGDPSQALPKAKEGSLTAQVLEASAQVGSDDGFVDFMANTTAGIYAGAFQPDEQKLLTRRTEPKAFVESIQEYYVKELAGS
- a CDS encoding LacI family DNA-binding transcriptional regulator, whose product is MPPKRVTLADVARRAGLSTSAASMILNGRPDTRLSADAHARVNEAAAELGYRPNVAARGLRTDKTLTIGFISDVVATTRFASGLIRGALDAAQRAGHVILVLETGGDPARESEAIGAVLDRQVDGIIFAVMRARELFVPEIPSTTRVVMLNATNKKHPVSVLPDELTGGGSAVKLLADAGHREGIALIGHNEEAERDLFRSTTVAQRITGIRAEMAARGMRFAAEESCWEWEPHHGYDVTHALLERRSDIRALLCMNDRLAFGAYQALADHGLSVPHDVSVVSFDNDELASYLRPGLTTVGLPHEAMGRASVEILLAQRRPSDSRLIPMPVIERRSVRSPAG
- a CDS encoding SDR family NAD(P)-dependent oxidoreductase; translation: MTIDKIALVTGANRGLGRGAAIALATRGVRVLVTHRGDAAGAEKTVEQVQAVGGTAAVLRLDISDVSSFASFTSEVSEQLERWGTSRLDILVNNAGVGIFGPLEDVTIDDFDTVMGTNVRGTFFLIQSLVPLLTQGGRVINVSTSLTRHTSPATSVYSASKAAVEALSRTLAAELGPRGIRVNSIAPGPTATDFNGGAMRDDAEMRQGLAGQTALGRVGEPEEIGDAIATLASEGLRWVTAQRIEVSGGALL
- a CDS encoding TetR/AcrR family transcriptional regulator, which produces MAAELSAHHRRLAEQKREAITTAATELFLDRGYDGTSLARIAEAAGVSKSTLFKRFPTKAALFEAIVTESWQRDAGDTAARPQTGDLRSGLTTIGHRYADLVGQPGMTALFRIVIAELPRFPELGRMQFQLGKLPYFTSVQRYLESEHEAGNADVPDAASAANQFLGMIANYVLWPRMLLTDWNPAASDIHDAVEQAVQTMLARYTATRRPDPKPER